The Halanaerobium praevalens DSM 2228 genome contains a region encoding:
- the cysE gene encoding serine O-acetyltransferase yields the protein MFKTLKCDIEAIFARDPAANNLLEVLLVYSGLHSLLLHRLSHWLYKHGLRTLPRLISQIGRFLTGIEIHPGAEIGCGFFIDHGMGVVIGETTEIGNNVTLYQGVTLGGTGKEKGKRHPTIGDNVVIGAGAKILGSIKIAKDSKIGAGSVVLKDVAENSTVVGIPGRIVSRGGKRVHPERDLEHADLPDPVADKLVQLENDFLKLKKEILTKSNYEDVV from the coding sequence ATGTTTAAGACCTTAAAATGTGATATTGAAGCAATTTTTGCTCGTGATCCAGCAGCTAATAATTTATTAGAAGTACTTTTAGTTTATTCTGGTTTACATTCACTTTTATTACATCGGCTTTCACATTGGTTATATAAGCATGGTTTAAGGACTCTGCCGCGACTTATTTCGCAAATTGGACGTTTCTTAACAGGAATTGAAATTCATCCTGGAGCAGAAATAGGTTGTGGTTTTTTTATAGATCATGGAATGGGAGTTGTAATTGGAGAAACAACTGAAATTGGAAATAATGTAACCCTTTATCAAGGTGTAACCCTTGGTGGAACTGGTAAAGAAAAAGGTAAACGGCACCCCACAATTGGAGATAATGTAGTTATTGGGGCAGGAGCAAAAATTTTAGGCTCAATTAAAATAGCTAAGGATTCTAAAATTGGGGCTGGTTCTGTTGTTTTAAAGGATGTAGCCGAAAATTCTACTGTAGTTGGTATTCCAGGTAGAATTGTTAGTCGAGGTGGCAAAAGAGTTCATCCAGAAAGAGATTTAGAACATGCAGATCTTCCAGATCCAGTAGCAGATAAGCTGGTTCAATTAGAAAATGATTTTTTAAAACTAAAAAAAGAAATTTTAACTAAATCAAATTATGAAGATGTAGTTTAA